GAAGAACATTCCCTATGCCAATAACCAGCAGATATGCCGTGAGTTCGCGAGGGCGCAGGGGTTAAGGGTATTCGATGTCGATATGGGCATCGGCTCCCATGTAGATATTGAGCAGGGGCTCATCCTTCCCGGGGAGACCTTAGTGGGGACGGATTCCCATCTAAACATCCTCGGTGCCATCGGCGCCTTTGGCCAGGGAATGGGAGATGTGGACATTGCCTTTGCCTTCAGGACGGGTAAGACCTGGTTTGAGGTACCGGAGACGATGAAGCTCGTGGTGAAGGGGAATTTTAGCTATCCCGTTTCCCCGAAGGATCTTATCCTCTACATCCTTCGCCAGCTGGGCTCAAGAGGGGCTTTAGGGAAGGCGATCGAGTTCTATGGCGAGGCGGTGGAGAAACTTTCCCTCGATGGACGGATAACCGTAGCCAGTATGGTGACCGAGATGGGGGGGATCGTTGGTTTCATCCCTCCTGATGAGGGGGTGATCGAGTTCTGTCGCTCTCGCTCCGGAAGAGAGATCGTCCCGGTCTATGCCGACCCGGGGGCGAGCTATAGGGAGGAAGTGGAGATAGGTATAGGTTCCTTATCCCCTCAGATAGCCCTTCCTCCGAAGCCGGATAATGTGGTTGATGTCACCGAGGTAGCCGGGGAACGGATAGATTCCGTTTTTATCGGCTCCTGCACCAATGGAAGGGTGGAGGACTTCGAGGTGGTGGCGAAGATACTGAAAGGAAAGAAGGTCAAGGAGGGGGTGATGGTGAAGGCGGTTCCCGCCACCAAAGAGGTTTACGGCGAGCTCCTTAAGCGAGGGATCCTGGAGGTACTCTACGATGCCGGGGTGATAGTGAGCAATCCTGGTTGTGGCGGTTGTGCCTCAGGACAGATAGGGATGACGGGGAAGGGTGAGGTTCAGATAAGCACCGCCAACAGGAACTTCCCCGGAAAGCAGGGAGCAGGTCTCACCTACCTGGCGAGCCCGGCAACCGCCGCCATTTCCGCCTTGACCGGGAGGATAACTGTTCCTGAATAGAGGGAGGAGGCTATGGAAAGACCAACGGTGATCGAAGGAAGGTGCTGGGTCATCCTCGATAAGGAGGGAAAGCCGATAACGGATATCGATACCGACCAGATATATCATAACGCCTACCTTGCGATAACCGATATTGCTGAGATGGGGAGATATGCCTTCAGCAGTCTTGCTGGCTGGGAGGACTTTCCGAAGAAGGCATCCCCCGGCGATATTATCGTGGCTGGGGCGAATTTTGGCGCCGGCTCCTCAAGGCAACAGGCAGTGGATTGTTTCATCTCGCTTGGGATCGCCCTAATCATC
The sequence above is a segment of the Acidobacteriota bacterium genome. Coding sequences within it:
- a CDS encoding 3-isopropylmalate dehydratase is translated as MERPTVIEGRCWVILDKEGKPITDIDTDQIYHNAYLAITDIAEMGRYAFSSLAGWEDFPKKASPGDIIVAGANFGAGSSRQQAVDCFISLGIALIIAESFGAIYKRNAINSGFPILTAPGIMNSGLVATGDVLRVDLVSGRIFNVSRNEEVPGGKPFSRVQLEIYRAGNLFAYGKKLFK
- a CDS encoding 3-isopropylmalate dehydratase large subunit, translated to MGATPSFVLDALFLLFDRGRKAVGKTIIEKIIEAHSSEDSVSPGDVVWIELDGRTARDFGGANVVLNYRREFDDTPVADREKTWFTFDCVAPAKNIPYANNQQICREFARAQGLRVFDVDMGIGSHVDIEQGLILPGETLVGTDSHLNILGAIGAFGQGMGDVDIAFAFRTGKTWFEVPETMKLVVKGNFSYPVSPKDLILYILRQLGSRGALGKAIEFYGEAVEKLSLDGRITVASMVTEMGGIVGFIPPDEGVIEFCRSRSGREIVPVYADPGASYREEVEIGIGSLSPQIALPPKPDNVVDVTEVAGERIDSVFIGSCTNGRVEDFEVVAKILKGKKVKEGVMVKAVPATKEVYGELLKRGILEVLYDAGVIVSNPGCGGCASGQIGMTGKGEVQISTANRNFPGKQGAGLTYLASPATAAISALTGRITVPE